A single Halogeometricum rufum DNA region contains:
- a CDS encoding Rid family detoxifying hydrolase: MADKRAISTSGAPQNDNPYSQGVLADGFLFVSGFGPVDPETGEDVDGDVRAQTHRVMDNLAAVVREAGGSLDDLVKVTVYVTDMDDYDAVNEAYAEHVGDTPPARVCIEAARLPDDVRVEIDAVAKVA; encoded by the coding sequence ATGGCAGACAAACGAGCGATATCCACGTCGGGCGCACCGCAGAACGATAACCCCTACTCGCAGGGCGTCCTCGCGGACGGGTTCCTGTTCGTCTCCGGGTTCGGACCCGTGGACCCCGAAACCGGCGAGGACGTCGACGGCGACGTGCGGGCGCAGACGCACCGAGTGATGGACAACCTCGCGGCCGTCGTCAGGGAGGCGGGCGGGTCGCTGGACGACCTGGTGAAGGTGACGGTGTACGTCACCGACATGGACGACTACGACGCCGTCAACGAGGCCTACGCCGAACACGTCGGCGACACGCCGCCCGCGCGCGTCTGCATCGAGGCGGCCCGTCTCCCCGACGACGTGCGCGTCGAGATAGACGCCGTCGCGAAGGTGGCGTGA
- a CDS encoding aspartate aminotransferase family protein — MARGPPISELHYDEAPSVDSVPGPRSRELIEKQQNIDSSAVAYPEDIPIAFDSGKGATVRDVDGNTFIDMFAGIGVLNVGHSNPYVLEAVHEQTDKFVHTVDFPTEARLDLIEKLDEIAPAGLQGNMRTVFGGPTGSDAVEAAIKLSKYNTGGDGLIAFRGAYHGATSGAMSVTSNKKFKEAYTPLLPDVVHAPYPYPFRMEKSPQEAVDHALEELQEIVEDPYGGLANPAGIIVEPIQGEGGVVTPPEGFLQGVRDIATDNDIPLVFDEIQSGLGRSGQWWASEWYDVTPDVMTSAKALGGTGFPLSATMYHEDLDTWGSGDHAGTYRGHVVGMRAGTRAIEYIQEHDLLAHARELGDYIKTRLEEVGESNPQLAEVRGKGLFIGAEFVDADGNPDGDVGDAIQDYCFEHGVLVWKAGRHGNILRLLPPLVLTRDLAETALDVIADAIEHATTATAAQ; from the coding sequence ATGGCACGCGGACCACCGATATCGGAACTACACTACGACGAGGCACCGTCCGTCGACTCCGTCCCGGGTCCACGCTCGCGCGAACTCATCGAGAAGCAGCAGAACATCGACAGTAGCGCCGTCGCGTACCCCGAGGACATCCCCATCGCCTTCGATTCGGGGAAGGGGGCGACGGTCCGCGACGTGGACGGGAACACGTTCATCGACATGTTCGCCGGCATCGGCGTTCTCAACGTCGGTCACTCGAACCCCTACGTCCTCGAGGCGGTCCACGAACAGACCGACAAGTTCGTCCACACCGTCGACTTCCCCACCGAGGCGCGTCTGGATCTCATCGAGAAACTCGACGAGATTGCGCCGGCCGGCCTGCAGGGCAACATGCGAACCGTCTTCGGCGGGCCGACGGGGAGCGACGCCGTCGAGGCGGCGATTAAGCTCTCCAAGTACAACACGGGCGGCGACGGACTCATCGCCTTCCGCGGCGCGTACCACGGGGCGACGAGTGGTGCGATGAGCGTCACCTCGAACAAGAAGTTCAAGGAGGCGTACACCCCCCTCCTGCCCGACGTCGTCCACGCGCCGTACCCCTACCCGTTCCGGATGGAGAAGTCGCCGCAGGAGGCGGTGGACCACGCCCTCGAAGAACTGCAGGAGATAGTCGAGGACCCGTACGGCGGACTGGCCAACCCCGCGGGCATCATCGTCGAACCCATCCAGGGTGAGGGCGGCGTCGTCACGCCGCCGGAGGGCTTCCTGCAGGGCGTCCGCGACATCGCCACCGACAACGACATCCCCCTCGTCTTCGACGAGATTCAGAGCGGTCTCGGCCGGTCCGGCCAGTGGTGGGCCAGCGAGTGGTACGACGTGACGCCCGACGTGATGACCTCCGCGAAAGCGCTCGGCGGGACGGGCTTTCCCCTCTCGGCGACGATGTACCACGAGGACCTCGACACGTGGGGGTCGGGCGACCACGCGGGCACCTACCGCGGCCACGTCGTCGGCATGCGCGCCGGTACCCGCGCCATCGAGTACATCCAGGAACACGACCTGTTGGCCCACGCCCGCGAACTCGGCGACTACATCAAGACGCGCCTCGAAGAGGTCGGCGAGTCGAACCCGCAACTCGCCGAAGTGCGCGGGAAGGGTCTCTTCATCGGCGCGGAGTTCGTCGACGCCGACGGCAACCCGGACGGCGACGTCGGCGACGCGATTCAGGACTACTGCTTCGAACACGGCGTCCTCGTCTGGAAGGCGGGCCGCCACGGCAACATCCTGCGTCTCCTCCCGCCTCTGGTCCTCACGCGGGACCTCGCGGAGACGGCGCTAGACGTCATCGCGGACGCCATCGAACACGCGACGACGGCGACGGCCGCGCAGTAA
- a CDS encoding aldehyde ferredoxin oxidoreductase family protein, whose translation MLHAKGPLLSVDVGSRETNAVTVTDVLESYIGGRGVATKLAHDRIPYDADPFGPENRLVFTTGPMQASNMSFTGRMNATAVSPLTDGLLSSNAGGFMSRHFADTGYSAVEFTGASDELLVVHVTDDGVDFEAVPHLEGATVPDTVEYLETEHDIGPDRTAVVGPAGENEVRFASIMTSEERAFGRGGLGAVLGSKNVKAVTFGGDSAPDIDVPAGQMDIHREAATDDHIMKEQGTVAVMDLANEVNGLPSYYFSEQTFEGVEGINGDAVASKKYKKGTCSACAFACKLPTRDEERGVETEGPEFEVAMAFGSNSGVDDIVDVMKSNQLCDEYGLDAISAGNVVASYLAAEDEFGNRELIWDLVEKIAHREGVGDTLAEGIDRTHEELGVENWTVKGMDFAAHEGRVLHGQGLSYAVANRGADHMYATFYSVEYPLVPQEQAVDPEGTVGKADVLIERENLMALNDSGVVCKFSRDYMTPERYEMLFGADFEELLAVGARTVTLERHFNNQRGFDRSDDRLPYELPDFEAALDEYYDARGWTDDGVVPEGHVPA comes from the coding sequence ATGCTTCACGCGAAAGGCCCGCTCCTGTCTGTCGACGTCGGGAGCAGGGAGACGAACGCCGTCACAGTTACCGACGTGCTAGAGTCGTACATCGGGGGGCGCGGCGTCGCCACCAAACTCGCGCACGACCGAATCCCGTACGACGCCGACCCGTTCGGCCCGGAGAACCGCCTCGTCTTCACCACGGGACCGATGCAGGCGTCGAACATGAGTTTCACCGGACGGATGAACGCCACCGCCGTCTCGCCCCTGACCGACGGTCTGCTCTCCTCGAACGCCGGCGGGTTCATGTCCCGCCACTTCGCCGACACGGGGTACAGCGCCGTCGAGTTCACCGGTGCGAGCGACGAACTCCTCGTCGTCCACGTCACCGACGACGGAGTCGATTTCGAGGCCGTCCCCCACCTCGAAGGCGCGACGGTTCCGGACACCGTCGAGTATCTCGAAACCGAACACGACATCGGACCGGACCGTACGGCCGTCGTCGGGCCGGCGGGCGAGAACGAAGTGCGCTTCGCCTCCATCATGACCTCCGAGGAACGCGCGTTCGGCCGCGGCGGACTCGGTGCCGTCCTCGGTTCGAAGAACGTGAAGGCCGTGACGTTCGGCGGCGACTCCGCGCCCGACATCGACGTTCCGGCCGGCCAGATGGACATCCACCGCGAGGCCGCGACGGACGACCACATCATGAAAGAGCAGGGCACCGTCGCCGTGATGGACCTCGCCAACGAGGTGAACGGCTTGCCCTCGTACTACTTCTCCGAGCAGACGTTCGAGGGCGTCGAGGGCATCAACGGCGACGCCGTCGCCTCGAAGAAGTACAAGAAGGGGACCTGTTCGGCCTGCGCGTTCGCCTGCAAACTCCCCACCCGCGACGAGGAACGCGGCGTCGAGACGGAGGGCCCCGAGTTCGAGGTGGCGATGGCGTTCGGGTCGAACTCGGGCGTCGACGACATCGTCGACGTGATGAAGTCCAACCAACTCTGCGACGAGTACGGTCTCGACGCCATCTCGGCGGGCAACGTCGTCGCCTCGTACCTCGCCGCCGAGGACGAGTTCGGCAACCGCGAACTCATCTGGGACCTCGTCGAGAAGATCGCCCACCGCGAGGGCGTCGGTGACACGTTGGCCGAGGGCATCGACCGGACGCACGAGGAACTCGGCGTCGAGAACTGGACGGTGAAGGGGATGGACTTCGCGGCCCACGAGGGACGCGTCCTGCACGGGCAGGGACTGTCGTACGCCGTCGCGAACCGCGGTGCCGACCACATGTACGCCACGTTCTACTCCGTGGAGTATCCGCTGGTGCCGCAGGAGCAAGCGGTGGACCCCGAGGGAACGGTGGGGAAGGCGGACGTGCTGATAGAGCGAGAGAACCTGATGGCGCTGAACGACAGCGGCGTGGTCTGTAAGTTCTCGCGGGACTACATGACGCCGGAGCGCTACGAGATGCTGTTCGGCGCGGACTTCGAGGAGTTGCTGGCGGTGGGCGCGCGGACCGTGACGCTCGAACGGCACTTCAACAACCAGCGAGGGTTCGACCGCTCGGACGACCGACTCCCGTACGAGTTGCCGGACTTCGAGGCGGCACTGGACGAGTACTACGACGCTCGCGGGTGGACCGACGACGGCGTCGTCCCCGAGGGCCACGTTCCGGCCTGA
- a CDS encoding M24 family metallopeptidase, which produces MPQSTFEPSEYERRIEETKARMREDELDALVVADPANMNYLSGYDGWSFYVHQAVVVTADRDEPVWVGRGQDANGARATTWLSEESIESYSDDHVHSPYDLHPMDYLADVLEALGVADGRIGLEMDAYYFTAKSYTRLQENLGEATFADATLLVNWVRVTKSERELDYMREAARISEEAMLAGLETIEEGVPESEAARAIYDALIRGTDDYGGDYPSIVPLMPSGDHTGTPHLTWTDREFERGDPVIIELSGCRHRYHSPLARTTYVGDPPAEMTERMEIVVEGLEAALDAAEPGVTCERVERAWRDVISKYDIEKEERIGYSMGLGYPPDWGEHTASLRPGDETVLEENMTFHMIPGLWFDDFGVELSETFRITSNGAEVLADFPRELFST; this is translated from the coding sequence ATGCCCCAGTCAACGTTCGAACCCAGCGAGTACGAGAGACGCATCGAGGAGACGAAAGCGCGGATGCGCGAGGACGAGTTGGACGCCCTCGTCGTCGCCGACCCGGCGAACATGAACTACCTCTCGGGGTACGACGGCTGGTCGTTCTACGTCCACCAGGCCGTCGTCGTGACCGCCGACCGCGACGAACCCGTCTGGGTCGGCCGCGGACAGGACGCCAACGGCGCGCGCGCGACGACGTGGCTCTCCGAGGAGAGCATCGAGTCCTACAGCGACGACCACGTCCACTCGCCGTACGACCTCCACCCGATGGACTACCTCGCCGACGTCCTCGAAGCCCTCGGCGTCGCCGACGGGCGAATCGGACTGGAGATGGACGCGTACTACTTCACGGCGAAGTCGTACACGCGACTGCAGGAGAACCTCGGCGAGGCGACGTTCGCGGACGCGACGCTTCTGGTCAACTGGGTGCGCGTCACGAAGTCCGAACGCGAACTCGACTACATGCGCGAGGCCGCCCGCATCTCCGAGGAGGCGATGCTCGCGGGTCTGGAGACCATCGAGGAGGGCGTTCCCGAGTCGGAGGCGGCGCGGGCCATCTACGACGCGCTCATCCGCGGGACCGACGACTACGGCGGCGACTACCCCTCCATCGTTCCCCTCATGCCCTCCGGCGACCACACGGGGACGCCGCATCTGACGTGGACGGACCGCGAGTTCGAACGCGGCGACCCGGTCATCATCGAACTGTCGGGCTGTCGGCACCGCTACCACTCTCCGCTCGCGCGGACCACGTACGTCGGCGACCCGCCGGCGGAGATGACGGAGCGGATGGAGATAGTGGTCGAGGGGCTCGAAGCCGCCCTCGACGCCGCCGAACCGGGCGTCACCTGCGAACGGGTCGAACGGGCGTGGCGCGACGTCATCTCGAAGTACGACATCGAGAAGGAGGAGCGAATCGGCTACTCGATGGGACTCGGCTACCCGCCGGACTGGGGCGAACACACGGCGAGTCTCCGACCCGGCGACGAGACGGTGCTGGAGGAGAACATGACGTTCCACATGATTCCGGGGCTGTGGTTCGACGACTTCGGCGTCGAACTCTCCGAGACGTTCCGTATCACGTCGAACGGCGCCGAGGTGCTGGCCGACTTCCCGCGGGAGTTGTTCTCGACGTGA
- the gdhB gene encoding glutamate dehydrogenase GdhB, with protein MAQATTDEENTGESDADSALVTARRQLERAAAHVDVDANVIERLRHPTRVARVSVPLKRDDGSLDVFTGYRAQHDDVRGPYKGGLRFHPEVTADECVGLSMWMTWKCAVMDLPFGGGKGGVAVNPKDLSEKETERLTRRFAEELRDVVGPKQDVPAPDMGTDAQTMAWFMDAYSMQTGQTTPGVVTGKPPVIGGSYGREESPGRSVAIVTREAVDYYDWDLSETTVAVQGFGSVGANAARALDDWGANVVAVSDVNGAIYDPDGLDTHAVPTHEEEPEAVMGHDAPQTMSNEDILELDVDVLVPAAVGNVVTADNADRVQADLVVEGANGPTTFAADAILEERGVPVIPDILANAGGVTVSYFEWLQDINRRQWSLERVHEELESQMLSAWNDVRGEYEARDVTWRDAAYVVALQRVAEAKSTRGLWP; from the coding sequence ATGGCACAAGCGACGACGGACGAGGAGAACACGGGCGAATCGGACGCGGACTCCGCACTCGTCACCGCCCGCCGGCAACTCGAACGGGCGGCGGCGCACGTGGACGTGGACGCGAACGTCATCGAACGCCTCCGACACCCGACGCGCGTCGCGCGCGTCTCCGTTCCGCTGAAACGGGACGACGGGTCGCTGGACGTGTTCACGGGCTACCGCGCCCAACACGACGACGTGCGTGGCCCGTACAAGGGTGGCCTCCGCTTCCACCCCGAGGTCACCGCCGACGAGTGCGTCGGCCTGTCGATGTGGATGACGTGGAAGTGCGCGGTGATGGACCTGCCGTTCGGCGGCGGGAAGGGCGGCGTCGCCGTCAACCCCAAGGACCTCTCCGAGAAGGAGACCGAGCGACTCACACGCCGGTTCGCCGAGGAACTCCGCGACGTCGTCGGACCGAAGCAGGACGTTCCCGCGCCGGACATGGGGACGGACGCGCAGACGATGGCGTGGTTCATGGACGCCTACTCGATGCAGACGGGGCAGACGACGCCCGGCGTCGTCACCGGGAAACCGCCGGTCATCGGCGGGAGTTACGGCCGCGAGGAGTCGCCCGGGCGAAGCGTCGCCATCGTCACGCGCGAGGCCGTCGACTACTACGACTGGGACCTCTCGGAGACGACCGTGGCCGTGCAGGGGTTCGGGAGCGTCGGCGCGAACGCCGCCCGCGCCCTCGACGACTGGGGCGCGAACGTCGTCGCCGTCTCCGACGTGAACGGGGCCATCTACGACCCAGACGGACTGGACACGCACGCCGTTCCGACCCACGAGGAGGAACCCGAAGCCGTGATGGGACACGACGCGCCTCAGACGATGTCGAACGAGGACATCCTCGAACTCGACGTGGACGTCCTCGTGCCCGCCGCCGTCGGCAACGTCGTCACCGCCGACAACGCCGACCGCGTGCAGGCCGACTTGGTCGTCGAGGGGGCGAACGGGCCGACGACGTTCGCCGCCGACGCGATTCTCGAAGAGCGCGGCGTGCCGGTGATTCCGGACATCCTCGCCAACGCCGGCGGCGTCACCGTCTCGTACTTCGAGTGGTTGCAGGACATCAACCGACGCCAGTGGTCGCTCGAACGCGTCCACGAGGAACTGGAGTCGCAGATGCTGTCGGCGTGGAACGACGTCCGCGGGGAGTACGAGGCGCGCGACGTGACGTGGCGCGACGCCGCGTACGTGGTCGCGCTTCAACGCGTCGCGGAGGCGAAGTCGACGCGCGGCCTGTGGCCCTGA
- a CDS encoding D-2-hydroxyacid dehydrogenase, which produces MTDTPDVVVLREGTEGLSMESYAETLRDRLPDRTVALARTPKQERELVADARVATGITLDPELVEEASNLELFACTFAGTDHVPMDELADRGVAVTNAGGIHAPGIAEQAIANMLVFTRRLHEGWRRKANNEWRHFQSDEFTDSTVTVIGLGSIGQALVQRLQGFEVETIGVRYTPEKGGPTDEVVGFDEDAIHDALSRSEYVVVACPLNDLTRGLVGEAEFATMPPNAVLVNAARGGIVDTDALVSALQSNKIRGAALDVTDPEPLPNDHELWDLENCLVTPHTGGHTPKHWDRLGDIVAENVSRLESGGELVNEVLAPSAD; this is translated from the coding sequence ATGACAGACACACCCGACGTCGTCGTCCTCCGCGAGGGGACGGAAGGACTCTCGATGGAATCGTACGCGGAGACGCTTCGGGACCGCCTCCCCGACCGAACCGTGGCGCTCGCCCGAACGCCGAAGCAGGAACGCGAACTCGTCGCCGACGCGCGCGTCGCGACGGGCATCACGCTCGACCCGGAACTGGTCGAAGAGGCGTCGAACCTCGAACTGTTCGCCTGCACGTTCGCCGGCACGGACCACGTCCCGATGGACGAACTCGCCGACCGGGGCGTCGCCGTGACGAACGCCGGCGGCATCCACGCGCCCGGCATCGCCGAACAGGCCATCGCGAACATGCTCGTCTTCACCCGCCGCCTCCACGAGGGGTGGCGCCGCAAGGCGAACAACGAGTGGCGGCACTTCCAGTCCGACGAGTTCACCGACAGCACGGTCACGGTCATCGGTCTCGGCTCCATCGGGCAGGCACTCGTCCAGCGACTGCAGGGCTTCGAGGTGGAGACCATCGGCGTCCGCTACACGCCCGAGAAGGGCGGGCCGACGGACGAGGTGGTCGGCTTCGACGAGGACGCAATCCACGACGCCCTGTCGCGGTCGGAGTACGTCGTCGTCGCCTGTCCGCTGAACGACCTCACGCGCGGCCTCGTCGGCGAGGCGGAGTTCGCCACGATGCCGCCGAACGCCGTCCTCGTCAACGCCGCCCGCGGCGGTATCGTCGACACCGACGCCCTCGTCTCGGCTCTCCAGTCGAACAAGATTCGCGGCGCGGCCCTCGACGTGACCGACCCCGAACCGCTCCCGAACGACCACGAACTGTGGGACCTGGAGAACTGCCTCGTCACGCCGCACACCGGCGGTCACACGCCGAAACACTGGGACCGTCTCGGGGACATCGTCGCGGAGAACGTCTCGCGCCTCGAGTCCGGCGGCGAACTGGTGAACGAAGTGCTCGCGCCGAGCGCGGACTGA
- a CDS encoding amidohydrolase: MPATTTLDLRQLRRAFHRYPEPGWREFYTTAKLVEEVESIGVDELAVGPEAYDPADRMAAPDPEDVRPWMDRAVERGADGDLVEAMAGGNTGLVAVLDRGEGPHVGVRVDIDALYVEESAADDHVPAREGFRSEVDETMHACGHDAHMTWGLAVLDAVKRSDFSGRLTVFFQPAEEVSGGGHPMAESEYATGLDYLFAAHVGLDHPTGEVVAGIERILAMCHVDATFEGTSAHAGKAPNEGDNAMQALGTAIQNAYAIPRHADGMTRVNVGVAESGTASNVVAEEATIHGEARGETTELMEYVKGKLSTTLESAAEMHGCDAHVDVVSESPRVDSDPELARVVADVAGGVDGVETVRTHADFGASEDATFLMGRAQEAGGLATYLVVGTDHPTSHHTSTFDVDERSLPIGVEVLTNAVLSAGETT; the protein is encoded by the coding sequence ATGCCAGCGACGACCACGCTAGACCTCCGTCAGTTACGACGAGCGTTCCACCGCTACCCCGAACCCGGGTGGCGGGAGTTCTACACCACGGCGAAACTCGTCGAGGAAGTCGAGTCCATCGGTGTGGACGAACTCGCGGTCGGTCCCGAGGCGTACGACCCGGCGGATCGGATGGCCGCGCCGGACCCCGAGGACGTGCGGCCGTGGATGGACCGCGCCGTCGAACGCGGCGCGGACGGGGACCTGGTCGAGGCGATGGCCGGCGGCAACACCGGACTCGTCGCCGTCCTCGACCGGGGGGAGGGACCGCACGTCGGGGTCCGCGTGGACATCGACGCCCTCTACGTCGAGGAGTCCGCGGCCGACGACCACGTCCCGGCCCGCGAGGGATTCCGCTCGGAGGTGGACGAGACGATGCACGCCTGCGGCCACGACGCCCACATGACGTGGGGCCTCGCCGTCCTCGACGCGGTGAAGCGGAGCGACTTCTCCGGACGGCTCACCGTCTTCTTCCAGCCCGCAGAGGAGGTGTCCGGCGGGGGGCACCCGATGGCAGAGAGCGAGTACGCCACGGGACTGGACTACCTGTTCGCGGCCCACGTCGGCCTCGACCACCCGACGGGCGAAGTCGTCGCCGGCATCGAACGCATCCTCGCGATGTGCCACGTGGACGCGACGTTCGAGGGGACGTCCGCGCACGCCGGGAAGGCCCCGAACGAGGGGGACAACGCGATGCAGGCGCTCGGAACGGCCATCCAGAACGCCTACGCCATCCCGCGGCACGCCGACGGGATGACCAGAGTGAACGTCGGCGTCGCGGAGTCGGGCACGGCGAGCAACGTCGTCGCCGAGGAGGCGACCATCCACGGCGAGGCGCGCGGCGAGACGACGGAACTGATGGAGTACGTGAAGGGAAAGCTCTCGACGACGCTCGAATCGGCCGCGGAGATGCACGGCTGCGACGCGCACGTGGACGTGGTCAGCGAGTCGCCCCGCGTCGACAGCGACCCCGAACTGGCGCGCGTCGTCGCCGACGTCGCCGGCGGGGTGGACGGCGTCGAGACGGTCAGGACGCACGCGGACTTCGGCGCGAGCGAGGACGCGACGTTCCTCATGGGACGCGCGCAGGAGGCGGGCGGACTGGCGACGTACCTCGTCGTCGGGACTGACCACCCGACGAGCCACCACACATCGACGTTCGACGTGGACGAGCGGAGCCTCCCCATCGGCGTCGAGGTGCTGACGAACGCGGTGCTGTCGGCGGGTGAGACGACGTGA
- the ilvA gene encoding threonine ammonia-lyase, whose product MTGDSSARDAVPDADAVVTAADVRAARDRIAEVANETPLDTSSTFAELSGAAAVGLKLENMQRTGSFKIRGAYNTMATLSDEVKARGVVASSAGNHAQGVALAGDLLGIDTTIVVPEVTPAAKIAATRGYGADVLVEGDIYERSYEYALELADEEGYEFVHPFDDPGVIAGQGTVGAEIRDQFPGVDTVLVSIGGGGLVSGIATVLKAHDPDVRVVGVQPEGAAHAKPSLERDEIHELPGVDTVAEGIADTRMLEQTFAVVRERVDDVVSVTDREMAVAVTLLAERAKTVVETAGAAPVAALLSDAVDVTGERVACVVSGGNVDLTEHAELTRTGLLELDRYVEARLHVADWPTALGRVGDAVADAGAGLDAVERVDRTAGDPPNRTPVAVGIEGNGADHLREVLGSLAELDGVAVASHTLA is encoded by the coding sequence GTGACCGGCGACTCCTCGGCCCGAGACGCCGTCCCCGACGCCGACGCCGTCGTCACCGCCGCCGACGTGCGGGCGGCCCGCGACCGAATCGCCGAGGTGGCCAACGAGACGCCTCTCGACACGTCCTCGACGTTCGCCGAGTTGTCGGGCGCGGCGGCGGTCGGACTCAAACTGGAGAACATGCAGCGGACGGGGTCGTTCAAGATTCGCGGCGCGTACAACACGATGGCGACGCTCTCCGACGAGGTGAAGGCGCGGGGCGTCGTCGCCTCCAGCGCGGGCAACCACGCGCAGGGCGTCGCACTCGCGGGTGACCTGCTCGGTATCGACACGACAATCGTCGTCCCCGAGGTGACGCCCGCGGCGAAGATAGCGGCCACGCGGGGCTACGGCGCGGACGTACTCGTGGAGGGCGACATCTACGAGCGCTCCTACGAGTACGCCCTCGAACTCGCCGACGAGGAGGGGTACGAGTTCGTCCATCCCTTCGACGACCCGGGCGTCATCGCCGGCCAGGGCACCGTCGGCGCAGAGATTCGCGACCAGTTCCCCGGCGTCGACACCGTCCTCGTCTCCATCGGTGGCGGCGGCCTCGTCTCGGGCATCGCAACGGTCCTGAAGGCACACGACCCCGACGTGCGCGTCGTCGGCGTCCAACCCGAGGGGGCGGCGCACGCCAAACCGTCGCTCGAACGCGACGAGATACACGAACTCCCCGGCGTGGACACCGTCGCCGAGGGCATCGCCGACACCCGAATGCTGGAACAGACGTTCGCCGTCGTCCGCGAACGCGTGGACGACGTGGTGTCCGTCACCGACCGCGAGATGGCCGTCGCGGTGACGTTGCTCGCCGAACGGGCGAAGACGGTGGTCGAGACGGCGGGGGCCGCACCCGTCGCCGCCCTGCTCTCGGACGCCGTCGACGTGACCGGCGAACGCGTCGCCTGCGTCGTCTCCGGCGGCAACGTCGACCTGACCGAACACGCCGAACTCACCCGAACCGGCCTGCTGGAACTCGACCGCTACGTCGAGGCGCGCCTGCACGTCGCCGACTGGCCGACGGCGCTCGGACGGGTCGGCGATGCGGTGGCCGACGCCGGCGCCGGACTCGACGCCGTCGAACGGGTCGACCGGACGGCGGGCGACCCGCCGAATCGGACGCCCGTCGCCGTCGGCATCGAGGGGAACGGCGCGGACCACCTCCGCGAGGTGCTGGGGTCGTTGGCCGAACTGGACGGCGTCGCCGTGGCGTCGCACACGCTCGCCTGA
- a CDS encoding DMT family transporter — MSVALALLSSVGFGFQTLFVRHGLSRDDDSTPLAAATVTLVTSCTLLAAILFVRRGVPTVPALAFLLPFLVAGVLDPGVSRLLYFEGIDRVGPSVAAALTASSPAVATFVAVPVLGERVTAAKAVGVGLVVLGVATIQFRRPSAEESSAVEELDAVRQELLDTSPRDLSVPVGAAVVIALSFVVVKVGLAGPVSTLVGTTVAQLAAVATILPLALGSGRVRRYAGTTSTEALASFVAAGVFVGTAWYAMFLALDLGSVVTVLPVVSTYPLVVVAASYALAGEWPRSPALLAAVFAIVVGAAAVQVG; from the coding sequence ATGTCGGTCGCACTCGCCCTGCTCTCGTCGGTCGGCTTCGGGTTCCAGACGCTGTTCGTCAGACACGGCCTGTCGCGGGACGACGACAGCACGCCGCTGGCGGCGGCGACGGTGACGCTCGTGACGAGTTGCACGCTCCTCGCGGCCATCTTGTTCGTTCGCCGGGGCGTCCCGACCGTTCCCGCGCTCGCGTTTCTCCTGCCGTTCCTCGTCGCCGGCGTCCTCGACCCGGGCGTCTCGCGACTGCTCTACTTCGAGGGTATCGACCGGGTCGGCCCGTCCGTCGCCGCCGCCCTCACGGCCAGTAGTCCCGCGGTGGCGACGTTCGTCGCGGTGCCCGTCCTCGGTGAACGAGTCACGGCGGCAAAAGCCGTCGGCGTCGGACTGGTGGTGCTCGGCGTCGCGACCATCCAGTTTCGACGCCCGTCCGCGGAGGAGTCGAGCGCCGTCGAGGAACTTGACGCAGTCCGGCAGGAACTCCTCGACACGTCTCCCCGCGACCTCTCGGTCCCCGTCGGGGCCGCGGTGGTCATCGCCCTCTCGTTCGTCGTCGTGAAGGTCGGACTGGCCGGCCCCGTCAGCACGCTCGTCGGCACCACCGTCGCGCAACTGGCCGCGGTGGCGACGATACTCCCGCTCGCACTCGGTTCCGGTCGGGTGCGGCGGTACGCCGGCACGACGAGCACGGAGGCGCTTGCGTCGTTCGTCGCCGCCGGCGTGTTCGTCGGAACCGCCTGGTACGCGATGTTCCTCGCCCTTGACCTCGGCTCGGTCGTCACCGTCCTCCCGGTGGTCAGCACGTACCCGCTCGTGGTCGTCGCCGCGTCGTACGCGCTGGCGGGCGAGTGGCCGCGGTCGCCGGCGCTGCTCGCGGCCGTCTTCGCCATCGTCGTCGGTGCGGCCGCCGTCCAGGTCGGCTGA